One segment of Podospora pseudopauciseta strain CBS 411.78 chromosome 5 map unlocalized CBS411.78m_5.2, whole genome shotgun sequence DNA contains the following:
- the NAT4 gene encoding N alpha-acetyl-transferase (COG:S; EggNog:ENOG503P495) → MMKSKRSRAATSPIEVANRKTDEEFIADYLLPDNAKESSWVTAWTHPRTGAKYTISLAQPANLKQEDLDACFDLLVETSKKDYENSAGRWHPDKKLNEMRSPELRYVLVKEEETGKLRGFTSLMPTYEEGEPVVYCYEVHLKPDLQGTGLGSLLMSFLTAVAVNLPPITKVMLTCFLSNARGLAFYRKLGFERDDISPVPRILRGKVIEPDYLIMSKRIRPDSESN, encoded by the exons ATGATGAAGTCAAAGCGCTCGAGAGCAGCGACCAGCCCCATCGAGGTTGCCAATCGCAAGACTGATGAAGAGTTTATTGCTGACTATTTGCTTCCTGA CAACGCCAAGGAATCCTCCTGGGTGACAGCCTGGACTCACCCAAGGACGGGAGCCAAATACACAATCAGCTTGGCACAACCGGCAAACCTCAAACAAGAAGATCTCGATGCTTGTTTTGACCTTCTTGTCGAAACAAGCAAGAAGGACTATGAGAATTCGGCAGGGAGGTGGCACCCGGACAAAAAGCTCAACGAAATGAGGTCTCCAGAACTGAGGTATGTCCTTgtcaaggaggaagagactgGCAAACTTCGGGGTTTCACGTCTTTGATGCCGACTTACGAGGAGGGAGAACCGGTGGTGTATTGTTATGAGGTTCATCTGAAGCCAGATCTGCAGGG GACCGGGTTGGGATCTTTACTGATGAGCTTCCTTACGGCTGTTGCTGTTAATTTGCCGCCGATAACCAAGGTTATGCTCACTTGTTTCTTGTCCAACGCTCGTGGGTTGGCGTTTTATAGGAAGCTTGGGTTTGAGAGGGATGACATCTCCCCTGTGCCGAGGATTCTACGGGGGAAGGTGATCGAGCCGGATTATTTGATTATGAGCAAGAGGATAAGGCCGGATTCTGAGTCTAACTAA
- a CDS encoding uncharacterized protein (COG:S; EggNog:ENOG503P7H4), translating to MEQCWCHDTEGCNLCQISDHPPRTTPSREFYTQYISTLPSSLFGPLIDLRQIHHRINTMSTTPDQTHAPPQDEAKPLPTSTTTSEWETPLIQCFPCGLFWKAIAYPCIFYGQTAQRLRDPNLPAEENNADCKDFAVNNVLLSIDIMKHRAEIRKKYSIPGSETKDCLVSCFCCSCAVMQHDGELRGRQEKEGIRVGYKSQAGMVLPGGGERRREGWGEVVQ from the exons ATGGAGCAATGCTGGTGTCACGACACAGAAGGATGTAATTTATGCCAGATCTCAGATCATCCTCCCCGAACCACACCCAGTCGAGAGTTTTACACGCAATATATATCAACCCTgccatcctccctcttcggcCCTCTCATCGATCTCCGtcaaatccaccaccgcatTAACACCATGTCGACCACCCCAGACCAGACACACGCTCCCCCCCAAGACGAGgccaaacccctccctaCCTCGACGACCACCTCAGAATGGGAAACACCCCTCATCCAATGCTTCCCCTGCGGCCTCTTCTGGAAAGCAATCGCCTACCCATGCATTT TCTACGGCCAAACAGCCCAGCGCCTCCGAGACCCTAACCTCCCTGCCGAAGAAAACAACGCCGATTGCAAGGACTTTGCTGTGAATAATGTCCTCCTGTCGAT TGACATCATGAAACATCGCGCAGAAATCAGAAAGAAGTACAGCATCCCTGGCAGCGAGACAAAAGACTGTTTGGTGTCTTGCTTTTGCTGCTCGTGCGCTGTGATGCAGCATGATGGGGAGTTGAGGGGACggcaggaaaaggaagggatTAGGGTTGGGTATAAGAGTCAGGCGGGGATGGTTCtgcctggtggtggggagcggcggcgggagggttggggtgaggtggtgcagtag
- a CDS encoding uncharacterized protein (COG:S; EggNog:ENOG503NXIV), translated as MSAIMEFLRFIPLLILPALAKMPPLITLEEHYASATTPDAMKALFKEQTQFVPNVMEKLTNLSSLRLSDMDKGDVTIQVVSHAAGLGSYSVNYSRSANDQVYEAVKNAKGRLAGFATAPMSQSAEAAAEFRRAVTELGFVGALVDNHDGKGGYFDGEEYDAFWAVAEEFDVPVYLHPTWPSEDMAPRYQGNFDPIAANSLGSSGWGWHQDTGLHVLRLFASGLFDRRPKLKIIAGHMGEMIPFMLQRIDRLSGRWSTAQRNFTTVYRENIYVTTSGVWSLDPMRCILANTPIDHILYSIDYPFTSNEVGLAWFKELEASGLVDQEQLEAIAYKNAEKLLRIKVDDVKGNCTDGTA; from the coding sequence ATGTCTGCAATCATGGAGTTCCTACGATTTATTccactcctcatccttcCCGCCTTGGCCAAGATGCCTCCACTCATAACCCTCGAGGAGCACTACGCTTCTGCCACCACCCCGGATGCTATGAAGGCTCTGTTCAAGGAGCAGACACAGTTTGTCCCCAATGTCATGGAAAAGTtgaccaacctctcctctctccgaCTTTCCGACATGGACAAGGGAGATGTCACAATCCAAGTTGTTAGCCATGCCGCAGGGTTAGGGTCGTACTCCGTCAACTACAGCAGGTCAGCCAACGATCAGGTCTATGAGGCTGTCAAGAATGCAAAAGGAAGATTGGCAGGTTTTGCGACTGCTCCCATGTCACAGTCGGCGGAAGCGGCAGCAGAGTTCCGGAGGGCGGTCACGGAGCTCGGCTTTGTGGGTGCTTTGGTCGACAATCACGACGGCAAAGGGGGCTattttgatggggaggaataCGATGCTTTTTGGGCTGTTGCAGAGGAATTCGATGTTCCAGTCTACCTTCATCCCACTTGGCCGAGTGAAGACATGGCCCCACGATATCAAGGCAACTTCGACCCTATCGCTGCAAACTCGCTGGGAAGTTCTGGCTGGGGGTGGCACCAGGACACTGGGCTTCATGTCTTGAGACTGTTTGCCTCTGGACTGTTTGATCGCAGACCCAAGCTGAAGATCATCGCTGGACATATGGGTGAAATGATACCGTTTATGCTGCAGCGTATTGACAGGCTTAGTGGAAGATGGAGCACGGCTCAGAGAAACTTCACAACGGTATATCGGGAGAACATCTATGTCACGACGAGCGGTGTTTGGAGCTTGGATCCCATGAGGTGCATTTTGGCCAACACTCCCATTGACCACATCCTGTACAGTATTGACTATCCTTTTACAAGCAATGAGGTTGGGTTGGCATGGttcaaggagctggaggcgagCGGGCTGGTCGACCAGGAGCAGCTGGAGGCCATTGCCTACAAAAACGCAGAGAAACTGCTCCGCATCAAAGTTGACGACGTCAAGGGTAATTGTACTGACGGAACGGCATGA
- a CDS encoding uncharacterized protein (COG:S; EggNog:ENOG503PEMR), protein MSPPWKVTFSSDFYLASGTITVDLPARKVLIIHDLTSKTYYLPRGRKDWSEPLEVTAIRETYEEAGCTATLFPVPLSTRCTPPSSTSTHNPQLQKARFDPSGDVLLPNTARLTEPIALMQHPQKKNGALAIVLWYVAIGDSTLPLAKKTQMSDEQFEALWVLRRGPG, encoded by the exons atgtCCCCCCCCTGGAAAGTAACCTTCTCCTCCGACTTCTACCTCGCCTCAGGCACCATAACCGTCGACCTCCCCGCCCGCAaagtcctcatcatccacgaCCTCACCTCTAAAACCTACTACCTCCCCCGCGGCCGCAAAGACTGGTCCGAACCCCTCGAGGTAACCGCTATCCGCGAAACCTACGAAGAAGCAGGCTGCACcgccaccctcttccccgtcCCCTTATCAACCCGCTgcacccccccttcctccacctccacacACAACCCCCAGCTCCAAAAAGCCCGCTTCGACCCCTCCGGcgacgtcctcctccccaacaccgCCCGCCTCACCGAGCCCATCGCCCTAATGCAGCACCCCCAAAAGAAGAACGGCGCCCTCGCTATAGTCCTCTGGTATGTAGCCATCGGGGACAGCACTCTCCCCCTGGCCAAAAAGACGCAAATGTCTGATGAGCAGTTCGAGGCCCTGTGG GTTTTGAGGAGGGGCCCGGGATGA
- a CDS encoding uncharacterized protein (COG:S; EggNog:ENOG503P6SZ): protein MRHFLAPAGSVFRTYATGSSSSRTRLGPTLSLEHFVQRSRALALYRHILRATRRIADPSTRADTRRFARQEFERNRGVTDLDHIRYLLSTGKTEWENMERYIDGL from the exons ATGCGCCACTTTCTTGCCCCGGCGGGGTCCGTTTTCCGCACATACGCGACGGGTAGCAGCTCTTCACGAACAAGGCTTGGGCCGACGTTAAGCTTGGAGCAT TTTGTCCAAAGGTCTCGGGCTTTGGCATTATACAGACATATCCTCCGCGCAACTCGACGCATTGCGGACCCGTCCACCCGAGCTGACACCCGCCGTTTTGCACGGCAAGAGTTTGAGAGAAACCGAGGGGTGACTGATCTT GACCACATCCGCTACCTCCTCTCCACGGGCAAGACAGAATGGGAGAACATGGAAAGGTATATTGACGGTCTGTAA
- a CDS encoding uncharacterized protein (EggNog:ENOG503PEJC), producing the protein MVSFTPSLCGKDVECSESTSVADDDITDPDIAVSLQILLSFILPSVAAIIAFLLAWIKIRIPQHQYNCIDDMALSWFKRGPSRSASAWTATSEVSGYQGFILLVNDQMLLTGFGLIIAIYSQICSISMFSFHVACDLAYLCCTVHLATLTVLRFPFKESTKAQRNLRVSLMILGLTGILVCKYLQYSTWEYDNASLAACNISWPRTGSDFEYLWDWFCLVLTLSVNYYQSIVTDAAPRLPSGSDARRKPISSWVLAVLEKLHGCPGAQNDIEKSLEEMQEKNQASSLKRFTSLTTTINKRRSGQISAARLLWAVFANVGFDVVIELQNSIIYDLFLCTFWFALAITDLITSLTHGGVDITPLLEWKFGQVLPVILLVSYALTALGIKSSSRTRRRQSASVSSSLNTASPENLSRSDSGSLDSEVDLGTGPGLPMRSFTNTGFSSQNEDSRSRPTRRVNTVELERAIVPERAKKKPRQKQRSILDVKDYITQPIDLIDFSRREVQGYISVVVVAAFLFLVGFLVQMYFFFRETVTALTGLHIFLFFHRVVRGSRAIRRIKMERLRREHGILHRQQPTQTLGSQSSASGTTGSSGTSLREENHHFNWQSDERSGAVNPWMHLNVSG; encoded by the exons ATGGTCTCATTTACCCCTAGTCTGTGTGGCAAGGATGTTGAATGCTCCGAGAGCACCAGTGttgccgacgacgacatcacCGATCCTGATATCGCCG TGTCCTTGCAGATCCTTCTCTCGTTCATCCTTCCATCAGTAGCAGCGATAATTGCCTTCTTGTTGGCATGGATCAAGATTCGCATTCCGCAACATCAATACAACTGTATCGATGATATGGCCTTGTCTTGGTTCAAGCGCGGACCGTCACGGTCTGCATCCGCATGGACTGCAACATCTGAAGTCTCCGGTTATCAAGGCTTCATTCTCCTGGTCAACGATCAGATGCTCTTGACTGGATTCGGATTAATCATCGCCATCTATTCCCAGATCTGTTCGATATCGATGTTCTCATTTCATGTTGCTTGCGACCTGGCTTACTTGTGCTGTACTGTGCACTTGGCAACACTGACAGTTCTAAGATTTCCTTTCAAGGAGAGCACGAAGGCTCAGAGAAATTTACGGGTATCGCTAATGATTCTGGGCCTTACTGGCATTTTAGTCTGCAAATATCTGCAGTACAGTACATGGGAGTATGACAACGCTTCACTTGCAGCCTGCAACATCTCTTGGCCACGGACTGGCTCAGACTTTGAATACCTGTGGGATTGGTTTTGCCTCGTGTTGACACTGAGCGTTAACTACTATCAATCCATTGTCACCGATGCGGCTCCCCGGCTGCCCTCCGGTTCTGATGCTCGTCGGAAACCAATCAGCTCATGGGTTCTGGCGGTTTTGGAAAAGCTGCATGGATGTCCAGGAGCTCAAAATGATATTGAAAAGTCCCTGGAGGAAATGCAAGAAAAGAATCAAGCGAGTTCCCTCAAACGGTttacctccctcaccacaaccatcaACAAGAGGAGGTCAGGCCAAATTTCAGCAGCAAGACTCCTATGGGCGGTTTTTGCCAATGTTGGCTTTGATGTGGTCATCGAGCTGCAGAACTCCATTATTTACGATCTTTTCCTCTGTACATTCTGGTTTGCTTTAGCGATCACTGACCTTATCACCTCGCTTACTCACGGAGGCGTCGATATTACGCCACTTCTGGAGTGGAAATTTGGCCAGGTCCTGCCAGTCATTCTTCTCGTCAGCTATGCTCTAACTGCTCTGGGTATCAAGTCTT CGTCACGCACTCGTCGAAGGCAATCGGCTTCAGTGAGTTCCTCATTGAACACGGCATCGCCAGAGAATCTCTCACGTAGCGATTCAGGCAGTTTAGACTCAGAGGTTGATTTGGGCACCGGTCCAGGGCTGCCCATGCGGTCTTTCACAAACACGGGCTTCTCGTCCCAAAATGAGGACTCGCGTTCTCGTCCTACACGGCGTGTCAACACCGTAGAATTAGAGCGAGCTATAGTACCTGAGAGGGCTAAG AAGAAACCCCGACAAAAGCAGAGGTCTATTCTGGATGTCAAGGATTACATCACCCAACCCATTGACCTAATTGACTTCTCTAGAAGAGAAGTCCAGGGCTACATCAGTGTCGTTGTCGTAGCTGCCTTCCTCTTTCTTGTTGGTTTCTTGGTTCAGATgtactttttttttcgagaAACTGTGACGGCACTTACAGGTCTTCACATATTTCTATTCTTCCACCGCGTGGTGAGAGGTAGCCGAGCTATCAGACGGATCAAGATGGAACGGTTGAGAAGGGAGCATGGTATCTTGCATAGACAGCAACCTACTCAAACCTTGGGATCGCAATCCTCTGCTTCGGGAACGACGGGTAGCAGTGGGACGTCTTTGAGGGAAGAGAACCATCACTTCAACTGGCAAAGCGACGAACGGTCGGGGGCCGTCAATCCTTGGATGCATTTGAACGTCAGTGGATAG
- a CDS encoding uncharacterized protein (COG:S; EggNog:ENOG503NVY2) gives MSAPPDQATVDAPPKRNGTTTSALLEKYAKQKERIKTKTGPPGGFDPTPLPDAPPGYTVKFTFYRAFHLPIADLHLHSSDPFIYATLLHAAPTRHKEDPVLTRRTRTLRRTTEPEWREEWIVANVPASGFALKCRLYDEDWPDHDDRLGNVTVRVPHVSEDWEGFGPEGKIFEVKKRSGSRRAYFVHGIRSVFCRNVPLTPRLQLGIEVLGKSDPPHAQVYTVGPTHWVKHYSPMIGWVTGVKVNKDADNDATSSIHSKKSRRTKKFDFQANEIQLAGPVPPKLYHRYVEFRPMIGRMFSSKGLRGRILNAVLHKQHHRVYNFDSSTEYGNFEACSEEASLQFLKMVHFDEGGRIFTYVITLDGLMRFTETGKEFGIDLLSKHSMHSDVATYIACSGEFFIRRLAHPRKSHHRHHSHVSGESSSTQAPTPPTHPPNENIGDGPPKSPPPPKPQLYQLIIDNDSGTYRPDKSVLPDLQKFLERNLPGMEIKAMHCDEEELKKMKKMQMEIKKKEGPAVRMVLNRSPSSSSFSSDDESRLGDLANLGDDDDDEGGGLGLRSKKERAFDLVQEPQRWREVIGYPKKRKTGDLEKGKGLDGAGDEDEKVGGKVREEEEEEEGVKEGGDGKAEGDVKGHGGKTKVDGDVKDLSDSKEQDEKREEKSGDTEGNGSGNGNGDAASSGVETKA, from the exons ATGTCAGCTCCTCCCGATCAAGCGACGGTCGATGCCCCGCCTAAGCGCAATGGCACGACAACCTCTGCGCTGCTCGAGAAGTACGCGAAGCAGAAGGAGAGGATAAAAACAAAGACAGGCCCTCCAGGCGGATTCGATCCCACGCCTCTGCCAGACGCGCCGCCTGGCTACACTGTCAAGTTCACCTTCTATCGCGccttccacctcccaatTGCCGATCTGCATCTCCACTCCTCAGACCCCTTCATCTATGCGACATTGTTGCATGCCGCGCCGACAAGACACAAGGAAGACCCCGTCTTGACCCGACGAACGCGAACACTGAGGAGAACCACCGAACCAGAATGGAGGGAAGAGTGGATTGTGGCCAACGTTCCAGCGTCGGGATTTGCGCTTAAGTGTCGCCTGTACGACGAGGATTGGCCAGATCATGACGATAGACTGGGCAATGTTACCGTTAGAGTCCCGCATGTCAGTGAGGACTGGGAAGGATTTGGACCTGAGGGCAAGATATTTGAGGTCAAGAAGCGCTCCGGCAGCCGCAGAGCTTACTTCGTCCACGGCATCAGGTCGGTATTCTGCCGCAATGTCCCACTGACACCAAGATTGCAGCTTGGGATCGAGGTGTTGGGAAAGTCGGACCCTCCGCATGCCCAGGTTTATACAGTTGGTCCAACCCACTGGGTGAAGCACTACAGCCCAATGATTGGGTGGGTAACCGGTGTCAAAGTCAACAAGGACGCGGACAACGACGCGACGTCTTCTATCCACTCGAAAAAGAGTCGTCGCACAAAGAAGTTTGA CTTCCAAGCAAACGAGATACAACTCGCCGGGCCTGTACCGCCCAAGCTCTACCACCGCTATGTCGAGTTCCGCCCCATGATCGGCCGCATGTTCTCCTCCAAAGGCTTACGCGGCCGGATTCTCAATGCCGTCCTTCACAAACAGCATCACCGAGTCTACAACTTTGACTCCAGCACCGAATACGGCAACTTTGAAGCTTGCAGCGAAGAGGCTTCTCTCCAGTTTCTCAAGATGGTCCACTTTGACGAAGGCGGCCGCATCTTTACATATGTCATTACTCTTGACGGCCTGATGCGCTTCACCGAGACAGGCAAGGAATTCGGCATCGATCTTTTGTCGAAACACTCGATGCACAGCGACGTGGCCACGTACATAGCCTGCTCGGGCGAGTTCTTCATCCGGCGTCTCGCTCACCCGCGCAAGTCacaccatcgccatcacAGCCACGTCTCGGGCGAATCCTCGTCTACTCAGGCCCCAACCCCACCGACGCATCCGCCCAACGAAAACATTGGCGATGGGCCCCCCAAgtcacccccaccacccaagccTCAGCTTTACCAGCTGATCATTGACAATGACAGCGGGACGTATCGTCCGGACAAGTCGGTCTTGCCAGATTTGCAGAAATTCTTGGAGAGGAATTTACCTGGGATGGAGATCAAGGCTATGCACtgcgacgaggaggagctgaagaagatgaagaagatgcagatggagatcaagaagaaggagggtcCGGCTGTGAGGATGGTGCTGAACCGGAGCCCGAGCAGCTCGAGTTTTAGCTCGGATGATGAGTCGAGATTGGGGGATTTGGCGAAtttgggggatgatgatgatgatgaggggggggggttggggttgaggagtaagaaggagagggcgtTTGATCTTGTGCAGGAGCCGcagaggtggagggaggttATTGGGTAcccgaagaagaggaagacgggGGACctggaaaaggggaaggggttggatggggcgggtgatgaggatgagaaggttGGTGGGAAGGttagggaggaggaggaggaggaggagggggttaaagagggtggggatggtAAGGCTGAGGGAGATGTTAAAGGGCATGGGGGAAAGACAaaggttgatggggatgtgaAGGATCTTAGTGACTCGAAAGAACAGGacgagaagagggaggaaaagAGCGGCGATACTGAAGGTAATGGTAGCGGTAATGGTAATGGTGATGCCGCAAGTTCAGGGGTTGAGACCAAGGCGTGA
- the PDC1 gene encoding Pyruvate decarboxylase 1 (EggNog:ENOG503NUUP; COG:E; COG:H), with the protein MSEILIGECLFLRLKQLGIGTVFGVPGDLVEPLGLSWVGAPNELIGAYAADGYARLNGLGALVTRFDLGELSALCGIGGSNCESVPVLHIVGYPTTPAQKERKDPSSYLGGWKLCCATTVLDDPTTTAAEIDMSILVQNSLDACPPSAPESEAAVTTEIVSRLELAKSPILIVSGGAARANWAEHVDPLIQALKIPFLVTGLGKGIADEMSPYYQGCYAGEGSWLRSAIGLVQEADCILWLGNYPSDFNTGIFTEKLDHCTIIDLQRFFVNIGATKYDARINHVLPKLIPALSSHYPLAQRTKQNPQVDQQLSLPASNKIEQDWLWSRLTSYLRPGDLVITETGTAQVGITATRFPSGCHGWTQSVYGSIGYAAGAAAGAAIAAKETGKYKRLVLVTGEGSLQLTVQAFSMLTRYRIVPVVFALNNYGYTIERYFRGWDAKYNDIPMWDYAALFKAFAPDVEPRVKGYKVTTAEELDELLSDGELCDSVVPQCVDMIMDPKDVPEAMRTVFEGKNAM; encoded by the exons ATGTCAGAAATACTCATTGGAGAGTGCCTCTTCCTCCGGCTCAAACAGCTCGGCATCGGGACTGTCTTTGGCGTTCCCGGTG ATCTCGTCGAACCTCTCGGCCTCTCCTGGGTCGGTGCACCGAACGAACTGATCGGAGCCTACGCTGCCGATGGTTATGCGCGCCTCAATGGACTTGGCGCTCTGGTGACCAGATTTGATCTTGGAGAACTGAGTGCTCTGTGTGGTATCGGAGGATCAAACTGCGAGTCTGTTCCTGTCCTTCATATTGTTGGATATCCCACCACTCCAGCACAGAAAGAGCGGAAAGATCCTTCATCATACCTTGGGGGATGGAAA TTGTGTTGCGCAACTACCGTCCTTGACGACCCGACTACTACTGCGGCTGAGATCGACA TGAGTATCTTGGTACAAAATTCGCTCGATGCTTGCCCACCAAGTGCTCCAGAGTCTGAGGCTGCTGTCACCACCGAGATAGTCAGCCGGCTAGAGTTGGCAAAATCCCCAATCTTGATTGTGAGTGGCGGAGCTGCAAGGGCGAACTGGGCTGAGCATGTCGATCCTCTAATCCAAGCCCTCAAAATACCATTTCTTGTGACTGGGTTGGGCAAGGGTATTGCTGATGAGATGAGCCCTTACTACCAGGGCTGTTATGCTGGTGAAGGGTCGTGGCTGAGGAGTGCCATTGGACTTGTGCAAGAGGCAGACTGCATCTTGTGGCTGGGGAACTACCCATCTGATTTCAACAC GGGTATCTTCACCGAAAAGCTCGACCACTGCACCATCATCGATCTTCAACGATTCTTTGTCAATATTGGGGCGACCAAATACGACGCTAGAATCAATCATGTTCTGCCCAAGCTCATTCCAGCCCTATCTTCGCACTACCCGTTGGCCCAGCGCACGAAACAAAATCCCCAGGTCGATCAACAACTCTCTCTCCCAGCAAGTAACAAGATAGAGCAAGACTGGCTCTGGTCCCGCCTCACCTCCTACCTCCGGCCAGGTGATCTCGTCATCACCGAAACCGGCACCGCTCAGGTCGGCATCACCGCCACCCGTTTCCCTTCTGGGTGTCACGGCTGGACACAATCCGTCTACGGCAGCATAGGCTACGCAGCTGGGGCTGCGGCCGGTGCCGCCATTGCTGCCAAGGAGACAGGCAAATACAAGCGACTGGTGCTGGTGACAGGAGAGGGGAGCCTGCAACTTACGGTGCAGGCTTTCTCTATGCTCACAAGATATAGGATTGTCCCGGTGGTGTTTGCCCTGAATAACTATGG GTACACCATTGAGCGCTACTTTCGCGGGTGGGACGCAAAGTATAACGACATCCCTATGTGGGACTATGCCGCTCTGTTCAAGGCTTTTGCGCCTGATGTTGAGCCGCGGGTCAAGGGGTACAAAGTCACAACGGCGGAGGAATTAGATGAGCTACTGAGTGATGGGGAATTATGTGACTCGGTGGTGCCGCAGTGTGTGGACATGATTATGGACCCGAAGGATGTACCGGAGGCGATGAGGACGGTTTTCGAGGGTAAGAATGCCATGTGA
- a CDS encoding uncharacterized protein (EggNog:ENOG503P8H9; COG:J), producing MASLYLLARSMRTLSLSSTTALRTVARLKTSTVATRFQTTWSLSSKSHGLFCSCCRPTLSKIVSQTTQTAPTSNGAAASKAVGVAVQQTRGMKVHSSVKKRCEHCKVVRRKAGKRHRGYIYIICPANPRHKQRQG from the exons ATGGCGAGCCTCTACCTCCTCGCGCGCTCCATGcgcaccctctccctctcctcaacgACCGCCCTCCGAACCGTTGCCCGTCTCAAGACCTCCACAGTCGCCACCAGATTCCAGACGACCTGGTCGCTCTCCTCCAAGTCGCACGGCCTGTTTTGCTCGTGCTGCCGGCCGACCCTCTCCAAGATCGTTTCCCAGACTACACAGACGGCTCCAACATCGAATGGGGCTGCTGCCAGCAAGGCGGTGGGGGTGGCGGTTCAGCAGACGAGGGGGATGAAGGTTCACAGTTCCGTCAAGAAGAGGTGTGAGCACTGCAAG GTTGTGAGGCGAAAGGCGGGGAAGAGACATCGGGGGTACATTTACATTATTTGCCCGGCGAATCCAAGACATAAGCAGCGCCAGGGTTAA